TCAGGAGGACGGGCTTCACCTCTCATTCTTCAGTAACCCATTCTGGGCAGGAGCAACGGTACCACGAGTGTGACTGATTTACCTAAAGCACTGGCTCCTGACCAAGTCGCTCAGGTTTCCTTGCTAGCCAATGGGGAGAGAAAAGCACCTCCTGAGGTCAATCTATCCTACAGGAGCTATCTATCCTGCTGTTCCAGATGGCCACCCAGTGCAGGACATCTCTTGCTCAGAACACGCTGAGGACACTCATAAGGCTGAGTGAGGGGTATCCCACCCTTACTTTTGTCCTCTGGCAGAGGGCCACCAATGGCTCGCGGATGGTCATAGAGGAAGCTCAGAGCATGACAGTTCCTGTGTCCTTTTCTTCTCATTGTGTCTTTTCACTCACCTCATTCCCAGCAAAGAGGCAGCAGGACTTTCTGTCAAATCTCTTGGCAGATGACCAAAATGGGGGTCGGTTGAAGTATTCTGACCTCTCAACAGGCTCTGGATCGTATGAGCCCGGCCCTGCAGCAAACTGCAACAGAAGGAAACCGCTTACACTTCAGTTTGCTGGTAAAAGGAGCCGCACCACGTCAGAGGGACACTCTCCCAGGCCCTAATGCAGTCCCATATGGTTGTATGCAGCCGTTTGCAGCCGTTTCCCATCCACTGGTGCAGGGCTGGATCAGGGCCAGGATCAGCAGCAGCTTCTGGGAAGCCACACTAGTAGCAGCTACTGCATGCCGGCCTGCAGCCAGCCATGGTTGCCACACACGGGGAAGCTGGGTGCTGCCATCTGCCTTTGCTGGTGTCCAGCACCTcctgcaggaacatctcactCCTGCCCCCACTGCAGTCCaaggcagctctgcacagcagcCTCCGTGAGCAGAGACAGCTGGGACGAACGAGCCTGCCATCCTCCCTCATTTCCTGTGTGGTTGCTAGGTGGCTTTGCTACGTCTGTGGCCACTGTCACACTGCTAATGACTTCTCCAGCTGTTTCCCAACTGCTCTGGCTTCTCCTGCAGCTCACTCCGGGGAGCATGGACTTCTCCGAGCTGCTACTGCTGCCTTTAACAAGCCTATTTCTTCCATAAGGGAGCTGCAAGTGCCCAAGGGCCATGCCTGGAGGGCAAGACTAGCAGGTGCCAGAGGTTTTTATTCATGGCCCCAAAGGCACCAATAGGTCTTAATTGTCCTGGCTGGCCTCGCCCAGGCTCCTCACCCACACACCCTTTGGCCAGTGGTCCCAGGTCTCATTTAGGCTCTGGCCTGGGCCCTCAGTTTTGGCTTGAGCTGTGTTATAGGTGACTCATCTCTGTTTCTATCTCCTGGATGCACTTTCGACCTACATTATAGGTAGTCTTTTCTCCAGGAAGAACCTGGAGATGCATGTTACAGCCTTGCCTCCTGCTTGGTCTCAGCCCCAGCTCCCGCCTGGGCCCCCAGCACCATGAGGAGGTGTTGGTGGCCCCAGGACAGGGAGGTCACCCCGTCTCACTCACCGTGTCCCGGGGGCACTGGCTGAGCGTGGCCCAGAAGATCCTctcggcggggcggcccggctcCCTCGGCACGGTGCTGAAGCGCCCTTTCTTCTTGTTGTCCCTTGACGTCAGCTCCTCCAGGAAGCTCTTGACACCACCAGCGCTCAGCTCAGCACCACTCAGCTGCCAGGGGCAACGTTACGGAGCAAAACCGAGCCGGGGCTGGCTCCCGGCGCGAGCTGGCTGTCCCCGGGGGGGGCAGCGCGCCAGCAGTCCCACGGCTGCTCGGGGACCCGGCGCGGGCAGCACGGCTACGCACCTCCTGCACGCGGTGGCCGCACCGGGCCGGCTTCGACCTGTCGCCCGAGAAGAGCTCGTAGGGGCCGCGGGCGCTCACCACCCGCTTCAGCAGCTCGTCGATGCTGTTCGGCAGGTTGTAGGTGGCCGGCCCCAAGCCGCTGCCCtgcggggccgagcggggccgtcagggctggcggcggggccggcgacgcagcggcgccgggcgggcgggcggggggggggggtggcacTTGCCAGGGCCGCGGGCAGGACGCGCTGGGGCGTCCGGCTGTCCATGAGGCCCCGCgagccggcggggcgcgcggccggcTCCTCGCGGCGGGCGTGCGGGTCCCCCCGCGGGCCGTAGGCGCCGGGCCCGGGGTAGCAGTCCTGCGGGAGAGGCGGGACGGGACGCGGGGCCCTGACCccccggcggggccgcagcggggcTCCCGCGGCCCTCGGCGCTCGCGCGCGCGCTTTGGGCCCGCCGCCAGCTCTCGTGGGAGCCGGGCTGGGAGCCAGAACATACCCTACGCACGTCTCCGAACCGCCTCTCTCTGGTGTCACAGATGCCCCGGAGGCTCGAAGGCCGCTTCTCCTGCAGAAAGTCCTTGATGTCGTAGGCGCCGGGGCCCAGCGTTTCCTCCTGAGGGGCAGGAGCGGGCGGGAGGGTCGGGCCGAGGCCGGGCACCGCTCACGGCACGGCCCGTGCCGCTCGgtcccccccccggccgccacCCCCGCGGACCCTGCGTCTCCTCATGGCCTCCCTGCGCGGCAAACGGGGCGGCCGGCCTCGCCGGGAGCTCGGCGCGGCcctcgccgcggcgcccggccgcccgcggcccccgtTCCCCGGGGAACGGCCGCGGGGacgccggccccgctccgccgcctcccgccAGGCAGCCGGGGCCGACCCTCGCGCGCAGCTGCCCCGGGCCTGCCCCCGGCGCTCTCGGGCTGCTCTGACGCGACGCTGCGTCGCTTTGCAGGGCTGACTCGAGCAGTCCATGAGCTTAATGCTCCTAAGTCAGTCAGGAGCATCAAAAATTTGCCCTTTAATTCCTTGCTTTTCCCAGTCCCAGACCTCTGTAAATGGCAGTGCACATTAATGATTAGTTCCCACTAAAGAAGAAGCACGAAGATTTCCTCAAgcctcatttttaaataaaacaagggCTCATTCTTACTTCCTTATGTTTGCAAAGGATTACTTAACTCCCCATGAAATGGGGCTCAGTGAGGTGATATCATCTCCTGCTCTAGCGGAGTACTTCAGTACGAGCTTAGATCTGTTCTTTGGAGacctttaatttcctttgagCTTCAGCTACAAGCGGGAGGCTGAGAAGTGTAGCATCAAGGTGGTCACTGGTCGCCAGATGGCATCTATCTAATACCTTGGACTTGGGAAAGCTGGAATAAGAcgaaagctttttatttctcagcGTTTATTGAGGGACGCTCCCTCTACAGCCAAGCAGTTCAACCACTGGATGCTTTAGGGCAAACTGGCCCCCACGTCACCGTTTCTGAGCTGGAAGGGGGAGCGAATGACTGCAGCAGCCGTCACGCCATAGCACAGTGTTACTCTGAGCTAGTTGCCCTCAAAGACCTTACGTTCTCCAAGAACCAGATGTACAGCGGAGGGAGACGGGATGAGCAGCATCCCGGGGGCCTGCACCACGTTCCCCACCCAGTGCTGCTAACCACAGTCAGACCGGGGCACACTTCAGATACTGGGGTGCTGGCACTGGGCATGATGGCCTAACTGGTGTAACTGGAAAGAGCCGTGGGGTTGTGGCCTGGCCGAGGAGCTCACCTGATGCATGGTGGCATTTTGTACTTGCATTACTACTTTTTAGCGCCTGCCTTGTCATCCATGCTACAGCTGGGCA
This region of Rhea pennata isolate bPtePen1 chromosome 8, bPtePen1.pri, whole genome shotgun sequence genomic DNA includes:
- the CIMAP2 gene encoding ciliary microtubule-associated protein 2 yields the protein MRRRREETLGPGAYDIKDFLQEKRPSSLRGICDTRERRFGDVRRDCYPGPGAYGPRGDPHARREEPAARPAGSRGLMDSRTPQRVLPAALGSGLGPATYNLPNSIDELLKRVVSARGPYELFSGDRSKPARCGHRVQELSGAELSAGGVKSFLEELTSRDNKKKGRFSTVPREPGRPAERIFWATLSQCPRDTFAAGPGSYDPEPVERSEYFNRPPFWSSAKRFDRKSCCLFAGNENPVGVGRYNVTQHEKSPQKTRYQSLYQCETRRYLSNLERDAYLLERLKPPAKNNWNDLIAALHCPDTSEEITVAF